The window TTAAAAACCATAAGGAAAAAACCTTCTGAATTACTAAAAGTGAGTTACTATGCTCAGTCACCAACACAGACAATAAATGTTAATGTTCTGCTGGGCTGGAAATGTGAGTAAGAAATTCTACTTTCTTTGCCAGACTGAGCCTTtaacaaagaaagaagcagaggaagctatttctgtctttcagaTATGGTAATTCAAGATTATCCAGCCTAAAAATGGATCACTGAGCCAGAGGAAAGACCTGACTTACAATAAAGACCAAATGAATCTGTAGTTGTAGCTTATGTCTGCACTCTTGCTAGACAGGTATTTCTCATGGAGTTATCTGAGACATGGACCACTTTTCAGAATTCAAGTAAGCAGCTTTTAGGTTTACCACACTTTTCAAACCCTGACTATGCCTTTATGGAATCAGCTTCTCCAAAAGGGACCTGTATGTGCAGCTCCATTTCCATTCTTACTTTGCTTTTGCTTCTCGTTCCTTCCCACTATTTCTATtatctttatttcatttccagTGTGGATTTACGCAGTTAAAAACCATAAAACTTATTCACAATATTATAACATACTAAAACTATAACCTTGTAGAATTAGTATTTCAACTTTCCTCTGTGTAAATactattttcatttaaaacctCCTCTGTCAGCTGTTAAGAGTTCTTCTCCCCCAACTCTTACTTTCTTTTCAACTTTCTCTTTACCTTCTTCACAAAGACCACTTAAAAGCCCTCCACAAATTTCACAGTACAAACCACAAGACCTCATAAGCTTTCCACCTATAACAGTTCTCTCACAAATTATACAGTAACTATTCGAAAACAGAAAGGTAGTGCAAATCAATTTCATCTCTAAGATAGTGCTCCAGCTAATTCTCATCCAAATGgctttaataatatttttttttaactcatcaATTTGCACATCCTTACTTGTAAAAATACCAttaagcaaagaagaaaaataaaaggtattGTTTCATAGCATCCTAGGAAATTGCTTACAGTTTCACAGCTTGCACCAAGATAACTTGGGAAACTCTCTGGGCACACAGAGGGTTGCAAACTGATGTACAAACATGCAGAATCCCTTACTTGTGGGTGCAAGATGCTAAGTGACCTGGCTTATGGAACTAAGTCTACCCTGGCATCACAAAACAGTCTTCTGAATAAAGAAAACTACTCTCTGATGTTCTTTGTACGTTGGGTTTGGCATGCTCTATTGACATTTGGTAGCGCGCGTTTTCCTGAGTGTCCTTTGGCCCCCTTTTAACCAGGTTTCAGCACCCCACGAAGGGCTTCTTCAAGTTTGCCCCTGTAAGCTGCATAGCGGTTCTTCAAGATCTGCAGTTGGTCGTTTTCTTCTTTGTCCAGTATGCGCAAGAAGTTTTGCAGTTCAGGAATACTAAAAGCTTCCCACTGGAAAGACAGAGAGAGCAAAGAATGGATGAGATGAACAGAAAATTCGTAAATCTTTTATATCTACAGTATCTCCAAACAGAGATACCGCAGACAATTTTCAACAGTATCAGGCAACTTCCTTGCAAATCATAGGGCATCTGAAAACACTTTATTCTTttcaattgtttttttcttctgcaagcaACAACAGGTCAACCCAACCACAAATGAAATGTTTACAAAAGGCACAAAGGAAATTAACAGAGGAAAAGAGTCTGCTTCCACAAAATGAACTGTCTGGTCAGCACAGCTCAAACAGAAGCCCACTCATCCATGATGTTACACAAACACTGACCCAGGAGGGTGTGACATACCATGACTTCTCCAGTTTCATGCTCACGTAGAACAAAACTGAGCATTTCTGTTTTGGGGCCTGCCACCAAGCGCAGGTAGAGGGGATGTTCTCTGTCTGACAGCTTGCATGTATAAACTGCAGGAGAAGGAAACCACAGTAATTATTATCTTTACCAACAATGTTTCAAACACTTGGAATGACAAAGGCTAGCTAACGCTTgctaaaacatttcagaaagatACATGTATTGCCAAAATTTACACACTGTTTATCTATCAGTCTACATACTGGTTTCGAGCAGTGAGTTTTAGGAAGGAGCTGAGCAGGTGACTGATGGTGACAGTGTAACACTGCTTTTGCACAGGAATGAAATGGCCTCCAGCCAACACAGTAcatgcagggctggggaggaaaaacaacccacaacaaaaaaactgcACACAGATCTGTTGCTCTGCCTGAGCATTTACGCCATCAGAGCTGTGTATCACAGTTCTGATACCTTCTCCACTTAAAATTTCACACATGAAATCTAAAAGACAACTCTGCCTGCCTGACAGCCAGAAACATCTGAACTACTGAAACTGCTCTCAATGTCCACATAAGAAAGGCGGATTTTAAGTACAAGAACACAACACTGGCAAAACATGCACCTTTCCCTACAAAACCCCTTTTCCATCTTCTGATATTTCCATCACAACTTACAACAAACTCCTAACAGCAGCCAGTGTCCAGGGACAGCAACGTGCACCAACACACGTGAGCACAACACGTGCCCATGGTCGTCACCTCGAGTGGTCTGCCAGTGCCAGGACCTCATGCATCACAGACACCATGGCTTATCTTTTTAAAAACCTCTAACTTAATCTCACAACTCTGCAGTGTATAAGGGCAGCTGGAATTCAGGGTCTGATAAGggcataaaataaattaaaatggaCTGCAAAGCACAGGAGATCTGTGTAATGTTTTAGCAGGTGACTTTGTCTTGGATGAATTATCCCAAAATACTCCCAGTCTTCTACTGTCTTACCGTAACTTTACTTAAGGAAAAAATGACGAGGTAGGAAGATTGTCATCCCCATTTATCTGAGTTCTTCCACATGGCTCATTTCAAATATTAATATAGCACAGCtccctccccaaacccttccacTACCGAAACGCCACAAGCTCAGCTTATACCTTGATCTTCCTTGTGACAGCGTTTATAAAGTGCAAACTTTGCGGGGTTATCAGCCACAAAGAACTTCTTGAGCAAGGCCTCGATAACTTCCCGAACGGTGTTGGTGCTGCTGATGTGAAGGGTGTTCACGCAGCCGTCCGGCAAGTAAAAAGCAGTTTCCTGATTGCTGGGAGCACACCTCCCCTGGCTCTGGGAGGACTGCACAGTGATGGGTCTGCATAGTTCCATCTGGACTTTGATGAAGCCCGTGTAAACCCCATTCGCATTCTGCAATGAAGGAAAGGCCTGAACTGTTGAAATCGTCAGCAGTGACCAGCTGTGACACAGCAGTGGAGCAGACACATGAAAATGCTCACAGTGAACACTATTTCAGTACCACTGCAATACATGACATCTCACAGGAAAGGTATTGTTTTGGTAATTCAGACAGTTATTCTTTCTGGTATATCTTCTgaatattaatttctcttattAATAACTactgaatattatttttttcttaataacaACTGTTGAATTCTAAGTATATTAAGACCTCACCAAACAAAAAGTATAACGTACCAGAGGTAAGTTTTCACTTTAGGAGAGAACtatgaagagaaaaagatgACTAAAACCCATCTTTAGCAACAGatttaatacagaaatacagcaaTTATCTCCCACATTCTAGCTGTCTTTGTCAACTTAGTCTGAGGCACTTAGATGGTCAAATCATGTtaagaaaaaacacaaccaaccaaaaaaaccaaaaccaagcaaccacaaaaaaacctccacaaaaACCCAGACAAAACCCCAGAATAAATGCCAATCCAATTAACATCTAAAATTGTTTATTTCAGTTGCTTCTGAAAGACAAAATAGCAAAACCTTACTAAGCTAGAAAACTTTTGTCAATCTGGTTTTAGGCATAGGAAGTTCTGATCCACATGCAAACACCTAACAAAGATCTTTTTAGTACAAAGTCATACTTATATGGTTTAGGATACAATGGAATTTCAAAATTTCCATATACACCCACAGGAATATGTAATGCATTAGAAAATCTGGACAGCATAACAACTGAGTAACAGCTTTCTAAGCAGATAGATGTGAATTTTGTTAGTATGCTCTTGAGGAGACTGAACTGATTATTAGACCTGGTTCACAATCCTTGGAAATGAGAACTCTTAGGTATTTCAGTTTGTATTGTCTATGTTTTTGGGGGGAAGAAAGTGTCTTCATGCTGAAAACCTGTATGACTACTCTGAAAGTTAGGTCTCCTATAATAAATATTGTGTTTTAACTTTTACCATTGCTTGAGCACCCATTATCAAAGAAATCTAACAAAAATTTATcagcagaaacaagaaaaatataccTTCATTTTTACCATCTTAGCATTTTCAGAATTTGTCAGAAAATTCTGACAAAAGCACCTCACCATCAGCTGACAGTTTACTTTAAACACATTTCAAATTACATCAGTTTATTTTTACAATACTTTGTTTTGATTCATGTAAAAGAGTTACAGGGATAAAAAGCATTTCAGACATGAGATTTAATTTGCCAATCTAAGGAAAAGTCtcttagaaaataattaaaacagagACAGTTTCATAAGATGCTGAGAAGAAAACAATTCACAATGCACTACAAAGTTACAATTCATCTGCTTGCATTAAAAATTATAGGAATTCTATGCAAAACTTACCAAGGTCATCTTTAATTTATCAGTGACACATGAATTATAGCTTTGTATCTTTTCTTTAACTTCTTCTTTGCTGAGATAAACATGAGGTTCTCTCTCCTTCTGAACATCCTTCAAAAACAAGATAGCAGTTTTAGAACAAAAAATCAGTCATTTTATGATTCTGGGTACAAACATTCTTAGTCCAAATGGTAATTATTCCACAGAGGCTCAACATAACAGTAATTAGCTGTGCAGCAACAGAAAGGATTAACACATTAAGCAAATCAAACAGGACACTTGGACTGAAGGGAGCTGGTTAAATCAACACACACAAAGACACTTGTGCCCTTTTGTTACCAACTGTTTTCCTTCAGATATTTTGCAGCAATATGCAAAACAGCTCAGCTCATTTTATGGCTTGATTTCCTCATGTCAATGCCACGCCATCCTGTTAAGAACACTTaaaatttttgttaaatattaCTTGGGGCACAAATAGGTACTTTTGAACAAACAAGGAGTACATCTGAAAATAGCAGCACGTCCTAACAGATAACCCAAACAATCCCAGAGTGTGCCAACACCACAGCATCGCTGCATTCCAATGTGACAGACAGGATGTTACATACAGGAACATTGCCTGCTACATAAACCATCAGAAGTAACTCTCCATACATTATGTTACACCAATTgcatggggttttttcccatggGAAAGGCCCTATTAAGATTTTCCAACTGTTGCTTTCATGAGATTGCTATGGATTTCACGTGTGGCAGTAAAAGAAGACCCTGGAATTGGATTTTTTCCAAACAAACATTTGCTCCCAATCTGTATTCCTGCAGCAAACCAGTGTTATAAATACACGCCAGTTTCTACCACTAGCACAAATGCCATATATAGTATGAAAGAGTTTCAGCTCTCTGCTTTGATGATTTAAGGCTCCAATTAGAAAAGGGAGAAGCTTTGAAGAACCTCGATGCTTTCAGAGAATACCTGAACACATTCACCCTACAGACAAACCAAGTCACAGTTTCATCTGTCCTCACAAACATGTTCCAGTGTAGTGTATCCTGAGAAAG is drawn from Poecile atricapillus isolate bPoeAtr1 chromosome W, bPoeAtr1.hap1, whole genome shotgun sequence and contains these coding sequences:
- the LOC131591996 gene encoding ras association domain-containing protein 3-like; its protein translation is MTWTSSMSSGYSSLEEEESEEFFFTARTSFFRRPPGKSRAAPQDVQKEREPHVYLSKEEVKEKIQSYNSCVTDKLKMTLNANGVYTGFIKVQMELCRPITVQSSQSQGRCAPSNQETAFYLPDGCVNTLHISSTNTVREVIEALLKKFFVADNPAKFALYKRCHKEDQVYTCKLSDREHPLYLRLVAGPKTEMLSFVLREHETGEVMWEAFSIPELQNFLRILDKEENDQLQILKNRYAAYRGKLEEALRGVLKPG